Proteins from a genomic interval of Aureimonas sp. AU20:
- a CDS encoding DUF2628 domain-containing protein produces MKRFRVFEPASAAGASDEARFVRDGFSFWAFLVPALWLLWNRLFLAAIAVFALQVLIGWQGRAEGFLVAEFALSLLLGLLVALEGPSLRAWKLRRQGWRETAALLASDPAEAELRYYAAMERDGAGETRTLSATDVASLANLAAERALIQQARASSDPT; encoded by the coding sequence ATGAAGCGGTTTCGCGTCTTCGAGCCGGCGAGCGCGGCGGGCGCCAGCGACGAGGCGCGCTTCGTGCGGGACGGGTTCTCGTTCTGGGCCTTTCTCGTTCCCGCGCTCTGGCTTCTGTGGAACCGCCTGTTTCTGGCGGCCATCGCCGTCTTCGCGCTGCAGGTGCTGATCGGCTGGCAGGGGCGCGCGGAGGGCTTCCTCGTGGCCGAGTTCGCGCTGTCGCTGCTCTTGGGGCTGCTCGTCGCGCTGGAGGGCCCGAGCCTTCGCGCCTGGAAGCTCAGGCGCCAGGGCTGGCGCGAGACGGCGGCGCTGCTGGCGAGTGACCCGGCGGAAGCGGAGCTGCGCTACTACGCGGCGATGGAACGGGACGGAGCGGGCGAGACGCGAACGCTCTCGGCCACCGACGTCGCCTCCCTCGCCAATCTTGCTGCCGAGCGCGCCTTGATCCAACAGGCGCGCGCTTCTTCGGACCCGACCTGA
- the hisB gene encoding imidazoleglycerol-phosphate dehydratase HisB yields MSGTAGRRDGAVERATKETQIRVAVDLDGQGRASVATGVGFFDHMLDHLARHSLMDIRVEAKGDLHVDDHHTVEDVGIALGQAIRQAMGERRGIRRYASLDLAMDETLTRAAVDVSGRPFLVFRTRFPTEKIGTFDTQLVREFFQAFAMNAGLTLHIETLYGENSHHIAETCFKAVARVLGDALQIDARQADLVPSTKGVLA; encoded by the coding sequence ATGAGCGGCACGGCGGGTCGGCGCGACGGGGCGGTGGAGCGGGCGACGAAGGAAACGCAGATCCGCGTGGCGGTGGATCTCGACGGGCAGGGCCGGGCGAGCGTGGCGACGGGCGTCGGCTTCTTCGACCATATGCTGGACCATCTGGCGCGCCATTCCTTGATGGACATCCGGGTCGAGGCCAAGGGCGATCTCCATGTGGACGATCACCACACGGTGGAGGATGTCGGCATCGCGCTGGGTCAGGCGATCCGCCAGGCGATGGGCGAGCGGCGGGGCATCCGGCGCTATGCCTCGCTGGATCTGGCGATGGACGAGACGCTGACGCGCGCGGCGGTGGACGTGTCGGGCCGGCCCTTCCTTGTGTTCCGCACGCGCTTTCCGACCGAGAAGATCGGCACGTTCGACACGCAGCTGGTGCGCGAGTTCTTCCAGGCCTTCGCGATGAACGCCGGGCTGACGCTGCATATCGAGACGCTCTACGGCGAGAACTCGCACCACATCGCCGAGACCTGCTTCAAGGCGGTGGCGCGGGTCTTGGGCGACGCGTTGCAGATCGACGCGCGGCAGGCCGATCTCGTACCCTCCACCAAGGGCGTTCTGGCATGA